The Periophthalmus magnuspinnatus isolate fPerMag1 chromosome 17, fPerMag1.2.pri, whole genome shotgun sequence sequence GGCTCTATAATGCTGGAGTGCGTCGGTGTTTAGAATGTCTATAAGTATGTTTGGGCTGGGAGGAACGGGTAGAGAAATAAGCATGGtttcaaaactgcaaaattgTATGGTGTCTGTGGTTTGGTGTACAACAGAGTGGATTTCTGTGAATTTACGTGTAGAAAAATCTGTTGAATTACTTCATTAGCAAACATCAGATGAAGCCACTGCTCTGCAGGGCTTTATCCTTATAATATAACTGCATTCCTGAAGTACAAGCTTAAGAGTACTGTTTCTTCTTATCTTATCACTGCGTCCTACACTGTGTTCGTACGGTGTGTAGGCAGAAAAGAGTTGTTCCACATCAGGCAGGTGACTCAAGGTTACGTTATAACCATTAAATTAatgagtgtgtttttgtttattagcAAAAGCAATCAGAGATAATTAGCAgatgttacatttttaagagaAAATGGGCAAGTTTCTAACTGAGCATCGActtgaatgaaaatcaaatTGTTGCCAGATAATTCAACATGACCTGATGTGGACAGACAACACAATGGCACATTGACAAGAGTAAAggagaataaataaattgaatgtGAATAGAGTCACTGTTGATTGAATTtctttaatataaaagaaacaacaaatgAGAAGGTAATCGAGctgtcaaataaaaacacccactGCCACTAAAAGTAATTATCACTGTGTATCATGAAACATCACTAAGAGCCCAATCTGATATTGTCACAAAAGAGGCTTCACTTTTTCACATCCATCTGCTAAATAAACCATTCAGCTTAAAGGTCCAAAATAGCTCAAAGGAACACCAACAAGGAACTATAGCAGTGTCAGAGCTACAGCCAAAATAATTCTATCTCTAGCTGAAAACggagacagaaatgaatctgtGCTTGAGGCCATGGGCTATAGTCCTTGGATCTGCTCTTGAAGACGACCAGGACAAATCAATATGATCCACCTCCACCTTTAAACAACAGTTCTGTACACTGCGAGAGGAAAGTGTAATGGATTTCAATCAAAATAAGACAGCAGACAGAACATTCAAAATGCATGTTCTCTGTATGCATTATTCTACATACAAGAGAACATGTTAACAGAGAAAATGTTGTGAACTCTTACTAGATTCTGCTAGATCAGTCTTTCGCTTATTTTGGAATGCAAGAAAAGTAACACAGTTTTAGATTTTCATGTTCTAAAACAAGGAAaataagtgtattttttatctgTCGAAAATACAAGCACCACAATATTTGATCTTGAAAACTGCCAAGGGCCCAATTTTTTATGTAACAAACCGACAGGTTAAGTCTTTAATTCTCATCTTATAGCTGATTTTGACTTCAGATATAACTTATCAGAACTTATTGTCAccaatatttttattcaataaAAAACTATTATTATGAATGTATgttacaaacatacaaacagtgTTAGGGAGGAGCACATCGTGACTCCTCAGAACCAACAGCCTCAAATACATTACTTTGTAGAGGATTCAGATTACAggtaaaaacacttaaaattgaGATTGTAAGACAATCGTGTGTGAGAGGGCAAAGGCACTTGTCTGGGATTGTGTGAAAGATAGCAGGAGTATGATGGGATGCTCTGACTCCTCAAAGCTGCGATACAATTACTCTTTTCACGTCAGGGAACTTGGCTCTCAATGTGTGACCACTATCACAATCCAAGCCCAGTACTGTGCAGCCCACTCACACCACTGCTCACTTGGGATTTGGTGCATGCTTAACTTGTACAATCAGCTACGGTGGCATTTTTATCCTGAAAACCATCACAAAAGCCATTCAGCAGTAACAACACTGTCCAGCAAATGAGTCATTATTCTGGCAACAAAAATACTGACGGGTATGGTCCATTCTGTTGGCATTCACTGAGAATAAAACTATAGAGGCCAATATGCTTTTCAAATGCACAATAGGATCACAGTGCTACTGAGGGCAACTAAAGTGGAATATTACAGTACATTAGTTAGAGTATGATAGAGATGGAATTTAGAAAGATGACAGGGAGTCAATAAACAAGTATAATACAGACTAGGATTGCCACAAAACAACACTCACAagctaattgatactaaaacttgaataaaactTAAGaccaagtatcaatactaaaaatataaatagctAATATATAAGACAACATTTGACCAGTCCAGAATTCAGAGGGGTCATCTTGATCAATGTCAGTATCAAGTATAAGGCCACATATGTCAGAAAATACTCTTGTTTTGCTATGTCTTCTATTggctaaaatgttttaattgttattATGGTATTGAAATTGATACTGGTACCTTTCAAATATTGAGTATTTTCCTTATATTATCAAAGGTTGTTCAGTTTAGACATTTTATTAGACTATTGTGCAAAGTAACACCCATACAAACATAGTAAACGGTATCAAAACTCTTATTATCATCTCCCTTCAGGGATTGCTATAGCAAACCATCTGTCTCTAAGTTTTTCACATGACCCCATCCCCTCATCCTTATTGGTCCTTCTGGTTTCATGTTTGGCATCTCTAGCCTCAGcaccccctctcttcacctttCCAAATGATCTAATCTCAGAGCAACACCCTTGGACTTTATgctgatgtaaaataaatctgtctTCATCCTATTGTTGTAACCCAATACAAAAACAACTCTCTAAAAAATAAGGTCACCTGATCAAAAAACATGTGACTGAGCCAAACTGGAAAAGGAAGCTATAACAAAGCCCACGCGTATTGCTTATTATGATTTTCACCAGCCCCAGCCACGTTTTCTTACGTTTAATTGCGCTCATTAATCCTGCCTGTTGTGGTTGACCCCATTTGACTCGGACTTGTAAATAGAAATCACACTCTCTACATCTGAGAGCGAGATTTTGTTGTGGTCTGCGTAAAACGTGGCGGTGGATAATTGCGCGTGATCACAGTCAAAAGAATTTCAATGAGTTGCAGATAATCCATTGTtttaaagcaaagcaaaaacaaaacaaacaaaaaaaaaatctgtggatGCTTGTCACGTTTGTAACAGCACTGTAGCGTGGTGTTTAACAGAAAAGCCACTTGCGATGAACAAAGTCTATTTTCAGCGAGGAACCAAGGACAACTTCACGCAGCCCGTCAAAACTACAAAAGGTTAGACACAATGCTGCCACCACAAGATGCAAATATGCTGTTAATGAATAAATGCCAGTAGTAACACTTCCTTACCAGTTATATGTCTCCACAAAGCCCGCGGCGCTACGCTGTGATTGTGTGATCCAGTGTGTTGTTTCTCCTGCCGGAGACGCACGGACTGGGCACGCTGTTTCCCTCCTTTATATTACGTCCCATTTGTGTCGTTCGCGCTTGGTCCATTTTCAGACCCCGACAGCGAATCGATTTGCATTGCACAGCCGTACCTCGCCAATGGCAGTCACCGCACACGCCCTGCTCTGCCCCCACCCTCCCCCCGACAGTTCAAAGCTCCCACGAGCTACAGTAACTACGGGTGGAGGTGCACATTGTCCTTGTGCTATTTTTGTGAGTTTATCTTTGAAATATAGGAAGCCTAATGTAACATATTGCATTGAGTACAACACAATTATCGTGCACAATAATTGTGTTCCTGCTTTTGGTCAATAAAACTTGTAGGCTATTACACATTTAACCCTGATGAAGTACTGGTCTCAATATGATAGTGTGTCATGTAAACTAAAGTAGGCAATCTCGGATAAATAAGTCTTTGTGAATTCAAGGCCAAACTCCAGTCTGAATAATTTTGATGTCTTTGTTGCCAGGCAACAGCAGCTGTCCTGGAAAAAGATGGAAGAGTCCCACAGTTCATTCGTTGCCTCCAACTCCATAGTGTGTTTTTGAATATTGTAAATCATGCTTTCATAGTCAGAGGTTTGGTTCATAAAACAGTAACACACAATACAAATGCTCGTATAAGCATCCATCTCCTGATTAAAAAAGGCTAACTGATGGAAGGGATTTGAATGTCAGAAGAAGCAATTGACTttgtgtagaaaaaaaaagaaaaagtgtctAGTCCTTCCCTTTGCATTTTTCCAGAACAGATGCCACATGAATTTAGATTATACATCTGCATTTGTCAAGGGCTTGTTTACAAAGACCAAATCCATTTTCATAACCTAAATGACAAACCAGTATCTAGGCTATCTGTTCAAACACTCACAAAATGAACCCCTTTAGCAATTTGCAGCTTGTTAAGGCTTTCATCTGAATGGATGATGTGGGCTTTTACCAGTGTATAAAGGAACAACATCAgtgagacacaacaggaaaaaccTACCCTTCTTTCACATGCTCCATGACTCATTCTCAAAGACTGCTTTACTCTATTGCACCATGCtacatttcaatttattttgttCAAGTTAAAAATGAACAACATAAATACATCTAATAACCAAAAGAATCTGTCCAAAAGGGGATACAATTTTACACAGTTAAAACACTTTAGGGATACAAATGTCTATTGGGCATATTTGTATATCAAAAATACACCGAACAACAAGCACACACTGGAATTGTTAAATGGCCTAAATAATTGCTGTAATACAGTAAGGCAGTATTGCTAAAGTACTAACAAACTTGTATGAGTATTTTAATTGCCGGTTCTGCAGAATAAGAATGAACCTAATAACttgtattaaaaatacattttctaatgacattcaaaaaataaatgttttgaaagTCCTGGAAGTTATACAGGATCACAGTGCAATGTAGCACATAACCTACACTTCAGTGGATCAGTCATCTTTGGTGAAAATGTAAACATTGCACCAGCGGTGGAAAGTAtgtacagataaataaagaGTTTATAATTGTCTGTGTATTGTATAGCATCGATAAATATGTGGTATCTTGCCTCatccaaaaacaagaaaactgcAGAAGAGACATCTCAGTCTAAACATTGAGTGCTCATAGAATGTGGCTGCATCAAAATGATATTCAGTGAGTATCCCTTTCCTGACAAAGATTTAGAATAATGGAAAGTCTGTAAAGGCACTGTGTGTACTAGCACATCTATTGGGACAATTTCAAGCTGGAAAAAACTACTTAACAGAATGTTCATCTTAAATATATAATCCTCCgacaataaagataaaaaagccCATATTTTACGTTTGTAGGCATACAACTGCCTTTCAGGGCCATTTGGAGTTACAGTATTAGACTAAAGCGAGACAGATCTGTTTACCAACATGTGCCTGGAAATGCTgcatatatgtataaaataaagcAGCGTATTTACAATAGAAAAGTATACAATTTAGTGTTTGTATATGCTTTCAGACATAAGGCACTTGAGCAAACCCATGCACAGTGCAGAACACAGTAGCCTGTTATTCTGCACTCTGTCCATTCAACCATCCACCtacacatacttttttttttattgttgtgtgtttactgGTCTCTACCACTGCTCCCAGCTAAAATCATCGCCACCTCCAAACACAATGAAAAATCCAAGAATGGTGAGGAAAATTACGGCGTTTCCAGTCATCACCAGTCCGCAAGCACCCCATTGAATCTGCAAGAGCAAAAAGTTTgtaatttaaaacacacacttaacacagagccacagcaatattgccaaaaatataTCATGTAGATTCTCAAACCTATGCTCCAAGTACCATCTAAAAATATTTAACCTTCCAAGTAacacaagatctaaaccagttctataACTGGTCAAAACTGGGTGTAAACTAGgtttaaaataggactaaattATTGCTACAGTCATTCGAAACAAGGACCAACTCAAAGGAGGATAAAAATAAGGATAAAATTGACTTCAAATTATGCAAACACAAGAACTGTAGTGGAACCTGCATAGCACCtacataccacagtttgagaaccactgatttggataaaacaaacacatattttttatttgtgtctgaaatattttttattgtccatGTAAAGCAAAATCTGCTTGGGGAAAGCTGGCTGCATGGGTGTGagttaattattttaattgtcTGTGTATAGCACTTTGGGCTAAATGCTACGTATAAAAGagcactgtataaataaattttgattttgaaattcGTATTTGTcataaagacaaacaaaacaaaacaaaaaacatttttgcagAAAATGTCAATACTGTGTAATAACCTTTTTGATTTTGTCATAATATTTAGTAAgttaataattaattataaatgtaaataatgagAACCCAGGACTCACAGTGCTGGTGCGGGCAAGTATAATAGGAAGCCCAAAAGCTGATACAACAATGCCAGTGGTTATGAAATAAGCCAGCTCTCTGCAGGCATTACTAGAGGAGTCATCATCACTGACACGTCTTGCGATGAAGGTCGGGATGGGGCTCAGGACATAGAAAATCAGAACAAAAAGAGGCCAGTACACCCTGTGCAGAAATAGTAAAGTTATTTGGTGTTACAAAGTATTTCAAGAAATTCTTATTCTCACTCAAAATATTGCTCAATGTCATATCACCAATTAAATTTTACCCGTATTGCTCCAGTCCACATCCCAACAGAAGAAATGTCAATCCTATAGCACCACTGAAGGACAATCCAACAAGTGCTGCAAAGATATTAAAAATATACGACCTAATCAATGTAATTCATTATTTCATATGGCCTACAGCTAAAACGAAACAAAAAGCAGTCATCTCTAAACTCGATGACTGAGTAGAGACAGGGACAAACACAATATGGAAATGGAAACTATGGATTAACAAAGTTTCCTTAAAAAGAAAGTAGCCCAAATGAATCATGTCATCCTCAGTAAATAATTCTTTGATACATAATGTGTCGATAAAACGTACCTTTTATACCAGCCATTGCGTTTTTCCTGAAGAGTTTAGCTCCTTTGTGTATTGTTTATTAGCACAGCTCTTTCTTCGTAGACGAACTTCCTGCTTCCGACTGTTTCCTTGTTTGATGTCACGTGACTTTCTTAAAGACACAGTGCGCTAATTgacgaataaaaaaaaacttgctcaAAAAGTTATTCATCGAGTTTCCCAAAGGTTTTCTGAAGAGGAGGGTGCGAAGAGTAATTGTGATGTTGTGGTTAAAATAAAGGCAGGTTAAACCGTCTCATTTTGGAAGAACATGTGACTTGATGGCTATTAAGTACTTAGCACGGGATTTTTTGTCATGGGGGTTTTGTAGCTAAGAAATTTAAGAAACTACTAagtttaaataattatttgttttttatgtaatacttATCCTAACTATTAAAATTATAACTAGATTTTAGAAGTAGATTTTGACTACCAGGCCTTCTAAAACCTCCTAGGATAAGGCTATATTACTAGGCCTATtgtttataacatggcttattGAACCTAATGCATTGCTGTCTGTTTTTTGCAGCATTATTTGCAGCTGAAACCAGGACAGTGTGGCAGAACATCAAAGGGCATCACTGATCACAgagatggagatgttactggATCCTGATTAGACTGGCGAGTACTGGCTGCATGGACATAAGGTATTTTTGTTTCAGAGTAGCAGACTATTCCCAGCAAGTAGGTCTAAACAAAATTTTTAGGCTACCTCTCACTTTCAAATGTGAATATTTCACATTGTGCATCATTTATTCCCCAACATGCCTCCATAAGTTCAATTTCAGGACATTAGTGACTGTGAAATTTTAATCCAAATGAGTGAGACTGGATGATTCACATATTATTAAAAGGCGCGAAGGATGAAAATTCCCAAttctttcataaaaaaaa is a genomic window containing:
- the LOC117385647 gene encoding leptin receptor gene-related protein, producing the protein MAGIKALVGLSFSGAIGLTFLLLGCGLEQYGVYWPLFVLIFYVLSPIPTFIARRVSDDDSSSNACRELAYFITTGIVVSAFGLPIILARTSTIQWGACGLVMTGNAVIFLTILGFFIVFGGGDDFSWEQW